The Musa acuminata AAA Group cultivar baxijiao chromosome BXJ2-2, Cavendish_Baxijiao_AAA, whole genome shotgun sequence genome has a segment encoding these proteins:
- the LOC135605001 gene encoding glutathione S-transferase-like, whose product MLATLSGYRAVSRRQRTLPFPSPSRSPIAWSTGTQEMGSVTVYGPAISPAVSRVLACLLEKDVVFNLVNIDMSKAQHKSPDFLKIQPFGQVPAFQDEHTTLFESRAICRYICDKYADRGNRSLLGRRGGGLVERAHVEQWLEAEGQSFNPPSSTLVFQLAFAPQMGLPQDAAAILLNEGKLAKVLDVYERRLEESRFLAGDVFSLADLSHLPNGHYVRAGGKVELFTSRKNVARWWEEISMRPSWQKVVEMQRAPPSF is encoded by the exons ATGTTGGCGACGCTAAGCGGCTATCGAGCAGTCTCCCGTCGACAACGAACCCTTCCTTTCCCTTCCCCGTCTCGCTCTCCGATCGCTTGGTCGACGGGAACACAAGAAATGGGAAGCGTGACGGTGTACGGCCCTGCCATCTCCCCCGCCGTCTCCAGAGTCCTAGCCTGCCTCCTCGAGAAGGACGTCGTCTTCAACCTCGTCAACATCGACATGTCCAAAGCCCAGCACAAGTCCCCCGACTTCCTCAAGATACAG CCGTTCGGCCAAGTCCCCGCCTTCCAGGATGAGCACACCACCCTGTTCG AGTCGAGGGCGATCTGCCGCTACATCTGCGACAAGTACGCTGACCGGGGCAACCGGAGCCTCCTCGGGCGCAGAGGCGGCGGGCTGGTGGAGCGGGCGCACGTGGAGCAGTGGCTGGAGGCCGAGGGCCAGAGCTTCAACCCGCCCAGCTCCACGTTGGTGTTCCAGCTGGCCTTCGCCCCCCAGATGGGGCTGCCGCAGGACGCGGCCGCAATCCTGCTGAACGAGGGCAAGCTGGCCAAGGTGCTCGACGTCTACGAGCGCCGGCTCGAGGAAAGCAGGTTCCTCGCCGGGGACGTGTTCTCGCTCGCCGACCTCTCCCACCTCCCTAATGGCCATTACGTTAGGGCCGGCGGGAAGGTTGAGCTCTTCACGTCGAGGAAGAATGTGGCCAGGTGGTGGGAGGAGATCTCCATGCGGCCGTCATGGCAGAAGGTCGTCGAAATGCAGCGCGCCCCACCTTCATTTTGA